The sequence below is a genomic window from Mycobacteriales bacterium.
CATCGCGACGAGCGCGAGCAGCCGGGCGATGCGGCCGCGCTCGGCGAAGTGCATGTCGACCACGAGCCCGGTCACGAAGCCGAGGCCCGGGCCGGTCTTGACCGCCGTCGTCGGCACCCGCTCGCCGCCGCCGACGATCATCGTGGTGGACATCATCGCCGCGCCCGCGCTGGTGCCGCCGACGACCACGCCGCGCTGCCACGCCGCGTGCAACGCCGTGTCGCTGTCGCTGCCGCCGAAGATCGCGGCGATGCGCGACTGGTCGCCGCCGGTGAAGAACACGCCGGTCGCCCACTCCAGCGCCGCCACGGTGTCCGGGTCGTTCGCCTCCTCGCGGGACGCGACGGGCAGGAACCGCAGCTCGCCGGCCAGGTCGCTGAACGCCTTCTCGTACGTCGCCCCCACGTCGTCCGGCACGGTGGTCGCGGTGCCGAGCACGACGACCCGCGCGTCCGGCCCGCCGGCGAGGTCGGCGAAGCGGCGCAGCACGGCGCGCTCGCCGGTGCGGTCCTCCCCGCCACCGACGATCACGAGCGTTCCGGGCACCACGCCACCTCCAGATCCGGATGCGCGGCGTCTACCCGCCGCGCGCGCCCCCCGAACGTGCCGCTGCCCGGCCCCGCGGCGTTCGCGGGACCGGGCAGCAGACGGTACGGGTCGGGAGCGCTCTGGGGAACTCGGCCGGACGGTGTCGCCCGCCGCTACGCGCAGCAGGCGGCGGCGGCGCCGGCCGGCTCCAACGGCGCGTCGGCGAGCACCGTGTAGACCTCCCACCGGCCGTTGCGCTCCTCGCCGACCCAGACCTTGTCCTGAACGGCGTGGCAGCAGGTGGTGCCCTCGCGCACGTCGGTGTCCAGGCCGGCGCCGGAGAGGCGTTCGGTCGCGGCGGCGACCTCGGCGGGGGTGGCGACCTCGACGCCGAGGTGGTTGAGCGTGCCGCCGCGGCCGGGGGCCTCGAACAGCACCAGCTTGAGCGGCGGGTCGGCGATCGCGAAGTTGGCGTAGCCGGGGCGGCGCTTGGCCGGCTCGGTGCCGAACAGCGTCGTGTAGAACGCGACCGCCTCGTCGACGTCGTCGACGTTGAGGGCGAGCTGGACTCGGGACATCAGGACCTCCGTGGCTTGTATAGACGTTCGTCAATATGAGTGAGGCATCGACAGTTGTCAATACCTGGCGTAGCATCGGTCCCGTGACCGTCCGGACCTCCTGCTGCGCGCCGCTCGCCGCGGCGCCGCTGTCCGCCGAGGACGCCGCGCTGCTCGCGCGGCGGCTCAAGGCGCTCGCCGACCCCGGCCGCCTGCGGCTGCTCTCGCTCGTCGCGGCGGCGGGGGAGGACGGCGCGTGCGGCTGCGACCTCACCGAGCCGGTGGGGCTGTCGCAGCCGACGGTGAGCCACCACCTCAAGGTGCTGGCCGAGGCCGGGCTGGTGACGCGCGAGCAGCGCGGCGTGTGGGCGTACTACCGGGTCGAGCGCGCCGCCCTCGCCGACCTCGCCGGAGCGCTCGCGCCGTAGCCCGCCGCTTCCGGGAAGCGGGTCCCGCACGGAGAAGGCGCGGAACGCTTCCCGGAAGCGGCAGGCGGGCGCGTCAGTGGCCCATCGCGCGTTGCATGTACTCGGCCGTCTCGGCCTTCATCGACCCCCGCGACGCCTTCTCCGCGCCCTCGGTCTCGTACATCTTCCGCAACGACGCGTACATCGCCGGGTCCCCGCCGGTGAACGCCTCCAGCAGCCCGCGCGCCCGCGCCGCGATCGCCTGCACCTCGGGGTCGTCGGGCGACGTGCCCGCGACCCGCGCGGCCTCGAAGCCCGCGATGACCTCGGCCCAGTCCTGCTGCGCCTTCGCCATGCCGTCCTCGCCGAGCGCGAGCCGGCGCTGCTCCAGCGCGGCCAGCTGCTCCGGGGTGTAGTACGTCTCGCTCATCGTCGTCGCCTCCACGGCTCGTAACAGGTCCTCGGTCGTCGGCTCCTCGCCGCGGTCGAGCTGGTCCAGCAGGCGGGTGAGGCGCTGCCGCAGCTCGCGCTCCGCGGCGAGGCGGCGTTCGGTCTCGGCGAGCTGCCGGCGGACCGTCTCGCGCGGGTCGTACGCCGGCCCGTCGAGCAGCCCGCGGATCTCGGCCAGCGGGAAGCCGAGCCGTCGCAGCGCCACGACCTGGTACAGCCGCCGCACGTCGGCGTCGCCGTAGTCGCGGTGCCCGCCGGACGTCCGCCCGGACGGCACCACGAGCCCCAGCTCGTCGTAGTGGTGCAGCGTCCGGACGGTCAGCCCGGTGGCCCGCGCCAGGTCACCCACTCGCATGGCGGCGACGCTAGAACCTCACGTCGCGTCAGGTGCAAGGAGTTTCAACGCCGCGTCGTGCAGCAGGCCGTTGGAGGCGACGGCGCTGCCGCCGTCGGGGCGCGCGACGCCGTCGAGGTCGGTGAACCGCCCGCCCGCCTCCTCGACCACCACCTGCAACGCCGCGAGGTCCCACAGGGACACCTCCGGTTCGCAGGCGACGTCGACGGCGCCCTCGGCGACGAGCACGTACGACCAGAAGTCGCCGAACGCGCGCGTCCGCCAGCAGGAGCGGGCCAGCGCGAGGAACCCGTCCCACCGGTCCGCCCAGCCGGGGAGGCTGGAGTAGGAGAGCTGCGCGTCGGCGAGGTCCGCGACGCGCGACACCCGGATCGGCGCGCCGTCGGCGTACGCGCCGCGCCCGCGCGCCGCCCACCAGCGGTGCCCCAGCGCGGGCGCGGAGACGACGCCGACGGTGGTCGTGCCGCTCTCCCGCAACGCGATCAGGGTGGCCCAGACGGGGATGCCGCGGACGTAGTTCTTGGTGCCGTCGATCGGGTCGATCACCCACTGCCGCGCGGCGTCGCCGGTGGCGCCGTACTCCTCGCCGACGACGGCGTCCCCGGGGCGTTCGGCGGCGATGCGCTCGCGCAGCGCGGTCTCGACGGCGCGGTCCGCCTCGGTGACCGGCGTGAGGTCCGGCTTGGTCTCCACGACGAGGTCGCGGGCGCGGAACCGCCGGGTCGTGACCTCGTCGGCGAGGTCGGCCAGTGCCAGCGCGAACGCCAGGTCGTCGGTCACGCAGGCAGGCTAGTGCGAGGCCCGCGCCGGATGAGCGTTAGCCTCTGCGATGGTGCGCGCCGTTGGTCCCGGTATGCGACCGCCTGCCCGGGCCTGGGCCGCGGTCCGGGAACGCGCGTGGCTGCGGCGCTGCGTCGTCGCCGCGAACCTCTGCCTCGCGCTCGTCGGGCTCGGCCTGGTGGCGTACCCGTTCGCGACCGACGCGTTCGCGCGGCACTGGGTGCAGCCGCACGCGGCGGACGGGCTCACCTCGCCGTCGCTGGCCGCCGCCTACCGCGGCGCCACGCCGGTCCGCAACGCCTCCCCGCTGACGCGGCTGCGGCTGCGCCGGCTGGGCATCGACGTCGTCGTCGTGCAGGGTGTCACCGCCGACGCGCTGCGCGCGGGCGCCGGCCACTACCCGAACACCCCCCTCCCCGGCGAGCGCGGCAACGTCGCCATCGCCGGCCACCGGGTCACCTACGGGCGGCCGTTCCGGCACCTGGACCGCGTGGTGCGCGGCGACCGGATCGAGCTGGCGACGCCGGTGGGAACGTTCGTCTACGAGGTGACGGTGGGGCCGTTCGTCGTCGCGCCGCGCGACCTGTCGGTGCTGCGCCAGGACGGGCGGTCGATGCTCACGCTGACGACGTGCAACCCCGTGCACAGCGCGCGCGAACGCCTCGTGGTCCAGGCCGTGCTCGTCGGGAGCGCCGATGCCTAGCGTCGCCGCGGCGCTGCTCGCGATGGCGCTGCGCGACCCGCGGCCGCTCACCGACTCGGGCGTCTGGGTCGACCCGCTGCCGTCGTCGCGCGTCGTCGCGCCGCTCGACGTGACCGGCGAGGCGCAGGCGCCGGAGGGCGTGCTGCGCGTCGAGCTCTGGGTGGTGCGCGGCGGCACGTCCACGCTGGCCGCCGCCTACACGCCGGAGGTGCCGGTGGGGACGGTGGCGTTCGCGCTGCGCTGGGACCCGGGCACGGCCGCGCCGGGGACGGTGACGTTGCGGGTGGTCGCGTCGACGCTGGTGCGCGGCCTGAGCGCCGACGTCGACGGGCTCACGATCCCCGGGCCGCCGCGGACCGCCACGAAGCCCGCAACGCCGCGCCGCAACGCCGCGCCCGCCCCGCGACGGGTCGCCGCCGCGCCGGTGCGCCGCGCGGTCGCGACCACCGTGCTCGCGCCGCGCTACGACGACAGCGGCACGGCGTTCGGGCACGTCGCGGCGACGCTGCCCTACACCGCGCCGGTCGCCGCCGCCGCCCCGCCACCGGCGGCCGCGACGCCGGCCGCCGCGCCCGTCCCGGTGCCGCCCGACCGGTCCGGCTGGCTGTCGGTCGCCGCCGGCCTGCTCGTCCTGCTCGTGTCCTCGCACCTGCACCGCGCGCTGCGTCCGCAGCCCGACCCGAGAGGTGGCCGATGAGGCGCCGGTACCTGCTGCTCGCCCCGCTCGCGCTCGCCGCGGCGGCCCTCCCGGCGGGCGCGTCGGGGGCGACCGTGCAAGCGGTCGACAACGCGTTCCGTCCCGCGTCGCTCACCGTCTCGGTCGGCGACACCGTGACGTGGCGCAACGCCGGGCAGTCGCCGCACGACGTCACGGCGAGCGCGTTCAGCAGCGGCAACCTCGACCCCGGCAAGAGCTTCACGTGGACGGCGTCGAAGGCGGGCACGTTCGCCTACGTCTGCCGCTACCACGAGTCGGCCGGCATGAAGGGCACGCTCGTCGTCAAGGCGGCGGCCACGAAGACCACGACCACCCACCCCAAGACCGGCGGCGACCGCGTCGCGCTCGGGCTGCTGCTCGCCGGCGTCGCGGCCCTCGCCGGAACGGCGCTGCGTCTCGGCTGGAGGACCCGGTGAGGAAGCCCCTCGCGCTCGCGATCGCGGGCCTGCTCTGCCTCGCGGTGAGCCCGCACGCGCTGGCCGCCACGGCCGATGTCACGATGAAGGACAACGTCTTCATCCCGGCGACGACGACGATCCAGCCGGGCGACACGGTCACCTGGACCAACGCAGGCCGCTCGCCGCACAACGTCACCTACGGCGACCGGTCGAAGACGTCCGGCACCGTCAACGCGGGCGGCACGTACTCGATCACGTTCGACAAGGCGATGACCGTCTACTACTTCTGCTCGTTCCACTCCGCCGGGCCCGGCAAGGGGATGGCGGGCGTCATCAAGGTCGGCAGCGGCGGGCCGGTCATCGG
It includes:
- a CDS encoding cyanophycinase; its protein translation is MPGTLVIVGGGEDRTGERAVLRRFADLAGGPDARVVVLGTATTVPDDVGATYEKAFSDLAGELRFLPVASREEANDPDTVAALEWATGVFFTGGDQSRIAAIFGGSDSDTALHAAWQRGVVVGGTSAGAAMMSTTMIVGGGERVPTTAVKTGPGLGFVTGLVVDMHFAERGRIARLLALVAMYPHELGLGIDEDTAVVVSDQRFEVIGSGTVTVVDAGRATSVRVPADGDGPIALTGAQVHVLPSGYAFELSTRTPIITEAPDGTLARERGE
- a CDS encoding ArsI/CadI family heavy metal resistance metalloenzyme: MSRVQLALNVDDVDEAVAFYTTLFGTEPAKRRPGYANFAIADPPLKLVLFEAPGRGGTLNHLGVEVATPAEVAAATERLSGAGLDTDVREGTTCCHAVQDKVWVGEERNGRWEVYTVLADAPLEPAGAAAACCA
- a CDS encoding metalloregulator ArsR/SmtB family transcription factor, which translates into the protein MTVRTSCCAPLAAAPLSAEDAALLARRLKALADPGRLRLLSLVAAAGEDGACGCDLTEPVGLSQPTVSHHLKVLAEAGLVTREQRGVWAYYRVERAALADLAGALAP
- a CDS encoding MerR family transcriptional regulator, producing the protein MRVGDLARATGLTVRTLHHYDELGLVVPSGRTSGGHRDYGDADVRRLYQVVALRRLGFPLAEIRGLLDGPAYDPRETVRRQLAETERRLAAERELRQRLTRLLDQLDRGEEPTTEDLLRAVEATTMSETYYTPEQLAALEQRRLALGEDGMAKAQQDWAEVIAGFEAARVAGTSPDDPEVQAIAARARGLLEAFTGGDPAMYASLRKMYETEGAEKASRGSMKAETAEYMQRAMGH
- the hisN gene encoding histidinol-phosphatase, which encodes MTDDLAFALALADLADEVTTRRFRARDLVVETKPDLTPVTEADRAVETALRERIAAERPGDAVVGEEYGATGDAARQWVIDPIDGTKNYVRGIPVWATLIALRESGTTTVGVVSAPALGHRWWAARGRGAYADGAPIRVSRVADLADAQLSYSSLPGWADRWDGFLALARSCWRTRAFGDFWSYVLVAEGAVDVACEPEVSLWDLAALQVVVEEAGGRFTDLDGVARPDGGSAVASNGLLHDAALKLLAPDAT
- a CDS encoding class E sortase; the protein is MRPPARAWAAVRERAWLRRCVVAANLCLALVGLGLVAYPFATDAFARHWVQPHAADGLTSPSLAAAYRGATPVRNASPLTRLRLRRLGIDVVVVQGVTADALRAGAGHYPNTPLPGERGNVAIAGHRVTYGRPFRHLDRVVRGDRIELATPVGTFVYEVTVGPFVVAPRDLSVLRQDGRSMLTLTTCNPVHSARERLVVQAVLVGSADA
- a CDS encoding cupredoxin domain-containing protein, which translates into the protein MRRRYLLLAPLALAAAALPAGASGATVQAVDNAFRPASLTVSVGDTVTWRNAGQSPHDVTASAFSSGNLDPGKSFTWTASKAGTFAYVCRYHESAGMKGTLVVKAAATKTTTTHPKTGGDRVALGLLLAGVAALAGTALRLGWRTR